Proteins encoded by one window of Halosolutus amylolyticus:
- a CDS encoding IclR family transcriptional regulator gives MTSDRNPAGGTGVATTRKTFAILETLKAEAGLSLAEITRRTDLSKSTVYRHVRTLVDMGYVIERDDDYYIGLRLLEIGEQTRNREAGYTAAKRAVFELGQEIDERALFLVEEALEGVYLHRYGRRSESLIGKRRPLHSLASGKVVLAEWDDEKIDRLLAEKGLDRHTSRTITDPDALADELDRIRDQGYAVNDQEYMNGLRGVAVPVYTPDDELLGALGTFGPTSRFKDEYVRTDLVDRLRDKAGEITVTLAYG, from the coding sequence ATGACCTCGGACCGGAATCCGGCGGGCGGAACGGGCGTCGCGACGACCCGGAAGACGTTCGCGATCCTCGAGACGCTCAAAGCGGAGGCGGGGCTCTCGCTCGCCGAGATTACGCGGCGGACGGACCTGTCCAAGAGTACCGTCTACCGGCACGTGCGGACGCTCGTCGACATGGGGTACGTGATCGAGCGCGACGACGACTACTACATCGGGCTTCGACTGCTCGAGATCGGCGAGCAGACGCGAAACCGCGAGGCGGGATACACGGCCGCGAAACGGGCGGTGTTCGAACTCGGGCAGGAAATCGACGAGCGGGCGCTGTTCCTCGTCGAGGAAGCGCTCGAAGGGGTCTACCTCCACCGGTACGGGCGCCGTTCGGAGTCGTTGATCGGAAAACGCCGCCCGCTCCACTCGCTGGCCTCGGGCAAGGTCGTTCTCGCGGAGTGGGACGACGAGAAGATCGATCGCCTCCTCGCGGAGAAGGGCCTCGACCGACACACGTCGCGGACCATCACGGACCCCGACGCGCTCGCCGACGAACTCGATCGGATCCGCGACCAGGGGTACGCAGTCAACGACCAGGAGTACATGAACGGCCTCCGTGGGGTCGCCGTCCCGGTCTACACGCCGGACGACGAACTGCTCGGCGCGCTGGGGACGTTCGGCCCGACGAGCCGGTTCAAAGACGAGTACGTGCGTACCGATCTCGTCGATCGACTTCGGGACAAGGCCGGCGAGATCACGGTGACGCTCGCGTACGGGTAG